The proteins below come from a single Parageobacillus toebii NBRC 107807 genomic window:
- a CDS encoding transglutaminase-like domain-containing protein, whose protein sequence is MELIPESTDLMDYLKELDVVNFSHPLIQKKINELFHEGQSEMEKAKIAFEFVRDEISHSWDIQSTRVTCKASEVLYYKEGICYAKANLLAALLRSQGIPTGFCYQRLMLFDTPDQGYSLHALNGVFLKSLNRWIRLDARGNKKGIDSQFSIDEEKLAFTPQEEFDERDYPIIYAKPHPKTIAVLEEHTDALEMYKNHLPEYL, encoded by the coding sequence ATGGAACTAATTCCTGAGTCCACTGATTTGATGGATTATCTGAAAGAATTGGATGTTGTCAATTTTTCTCATCCTTTAATTCAGAAAAAAATTAATGAATTGTTTCATGAAGGGCAGTCAGAAATGGAAAAGGCTAAAATAGCATTTGAATTTGTAAGAGATGAGATTTCTCACTCGTGGGATATACAAAGCACAAGAGTTACATGTAAAGCTTCTGAGGTTCTTTACTATAAAGAAGGAATTTGTTATGCCAAAGCCAACCTATTAGCGGCTTTATTAAGGTCTCAAGGAATCCCGACAGGTTTTTGTTATCAACGGCTAATGCTATTCGATACACCTGACCAAGGTTATTCCCTTCATGCACTTAATGGCGTTTTTCTTAAATCATTAAATCGGTGGATTCGTTTAGATGCTCGTGGAAACAAAAAGGGAATTGATTCCCAATTTTCAATTGACGAGGAAAAGTTAGCTTTTACTCCCCAAGAAGAATTTGATGAAAGAGATTACCCAATAATTTATGCGAAGCCACATCCAAAAACAATTGCTGTTTTAGAAGAACATACAGATGCATTAGAAATGTATAAAAATCATTTGCCAGAATATTTATAA